The following coding sequences lie in one Candidatus Hydrogenedentota bacterium genomic window:
- a CDS encoding type II toxin-antitoxin system RelE/ParE family toxin, with product MSVILRKVIVGAELALVTVVRDGVCPFEETIRNVRVSNPGSVLKLLATLEIAAMHGLDALHEKQLKALGGGLYEFKEHSAGIRVFGHYDRHRRKCIILHHTWIKAGKVRQQDRAIKKARQEMDALKQLGLLPLE from the coding sequence ATGTCTGTCATCTTGCGGAAAGTAATTGTTGGCGCGGAGTTGGCCCTGGTTACAGTGGTCCGGGATGGAGTCTGCCCCTTTGAGGAGACCATCAGGAATGTGCGGGTCTCCAATCCCGGTTCAGTGTTGAAGCTATTGGCCACTCTGGAGATAGCAGCGATGCATGGCCTTGACGCCCTACATGAGAAACAATTGAAAGCCTTGGGTGGTGGTCTGTACGAATTTAAAGAGCACAGCGCGGGCATCCGTGTGTTCGGCCACTATGACAGGCATCGGCGCAAATGCATCATTCTGCACCACACTTGGATAAAAGCGGGAAAAGTCAGGCAACAGGACCGGGCCATCAAGAAAGCCAGGCAAGAAATGGACGCACTGAAACAACTGGGGTTGTTGCCGCTCGAGTAA
- a CDS encoding HAD family hydrolase, protein MPALLIFDVDGTLLQTERVTVPAVQRTFAAHGLPVPEEAVICSFFGRPVEDYEAWLAEQCPPGLAPALVAETNALELRLIGDEGRLYDGVADTLARLRADGHQLAVCSNGPDDYVNEFLDAHRLRPLFHAVRARGTRYSGKVEMTAEILAELTARPGFFVGDRDDDVVAAHAHGLTAVAAVYGFGGHHELAGADLRLERFADLPGLIASRV, encoded by the coding sequence ATGCCCGCGCTCCTCATCTTCGACGTGGATGGCACCCTGCTCCAGACGGAGCGGGTCACCGTGCCCGCCGTCCAGCGGACCTTTGCCGCGCACGGGCTGCCCGTGCCGGAGGAGGCGGTCATCTGCTCCTTTTTCGGCAGGCCCGTGGAGGACTACGAGGCCTGGCTCGCGGAACAGTGCCCCCCCGGCCTCGCCCCCGCCCTTGTCGCCGAGACCAACGCCCTGGAACTGCGCCTCATCGGCGATGAGGGCCGCCTCTACGACGGCGTGGCGGACACCTTGGCGCGGCTCCGCGCCGACGGTCACCAGCTCGCGGTCTGCTCGAACGGCCCCGACGACTATGTGAACGAGTTCCTCGACGCCCACCGCCTGCGCCCCCTCTTCCACGCCGTACGCGCGCGGGGCACCCGGTACAGCGGGAAGGTCGAGATGACCGCCGAAATCCTCGCGGAACTGACGGCGCGGCCCGGTTTCTTCGTGGGCGACCGCGACGACGACGTGGTTGCGGCGCACGCCCACGGGCTCACCGCCGTGGCGGCGGTCTACGGCTTCGGCGGGCACCATGAGCTGGCGGGGGCTGATTTGAGGCTGGAGCGCTTCGCCGATTTGCCGGGGCTGATCGCGTCGCGGGTATAA
- a CDS encoding DegT/DnrJ/EryC1/StrS family aminotransferase: MAPKILFELESKFGSVYGDGEREAMAEVLRQNAPTSGDACIAFEKAFAEYCGTSRARAVSNGTAALFLSLLGLGVGPGDRVLTTPLTWIATAAAGATLGAEVDFVDIDPATYNMDPNRLAEKLTPNTKAVLPVHLYGQCCDMDPILALSREHGFAVVEDACHAVGAEYKGRKAGGMGATGCFSFHEQKNMSTLGEGGIITTNDPELFERVALYRSHCTRVYGASTKYCSLDEEKLPMGKRFWWQDFDDCGYNFRMTDMQAAVGLVQLGKLDALNAKRAEVTARILEGLEGTPGLKLPVALPENKHVWHLCPIEIDAAAFGMGKDDFVYAMREEHGVRIGTHYIPLHWTTAFQKRGFKRGQFPVADAVAERLVTLPIHPRLTDEGIDHLVKGIRSLSGRC; encoded by the coding sequence ATGGCCCCCAAAATCCTGTTTGAACTGGAAAGCAAGTTTGGTTCGGTCTACGGCGACGGGGAGCGGGAGGCCATGGCGGAGGTGCTCCGCCAGAACGCCCCGACCTCCGGCGACGCCTGCATCGCCTTCGAGAAGGCCTTTGCCGAATACTGCGGCACAAGCCGCGCGCGCGCCGTGTCCAACGGCACCGCCGCCCTCTTCCTGTCCCTGCTGGGGCTGGGCGTGGGGCCCGGCGACCGGGTGCTCACCACGCCCCTGACCTGGATAGCCACCGCGGCGGCGGGCGCAACCCTCGGCGCCGAGGTGGACTTTGTGGACATAGACCCGGCCACGTACAACATGGACCCGAACCGGCTGGCGGAGAAACTCACGCCGAACACCAAGGCCGTACTCCCGGTGCACCTCTACGGCCAATGCTGCGACATGGACCCGATTCTCGCGCTGTCGCGGGAGCATGGCTTCGCCGTGGTCGAGGACGCCTGCCATGCCGTGGGCGCGGAATACAAAGGCCGCAAGGCGGGGGGCATGGGCGCCACGGGCTGTTTCAGCTTTCACGAGCAGAAGAACATGTCCACCCTGGGCGAGGGCGGCATCATCACCACCAACGACCCGGAACTCTTCGAGCGCGTCGCCCTGTACCGCTCCCACTGCACCCGCGTCTACGGCGCCAGCACCAAGTATTGCAGCCTGGACGAGGAAAAACTGCCCATGGGAAAACGGTTCTGGTGGCAGGATTTCGACGACTGCGGCTACAACTTCCGCATGACGGACATGCAGGCCGCCGTCGGGCTGGTCCAGTTGGGGAAGCTGGACGCGCTCAACGCCAAACGCGCGGAAGTCACGGCCCGCATTCTGGAGGGGCTGGAAGGCACGCCCGGGCTGAAACTGCCCGTTGCGCTTCCGGAAAACAAGCACGTCTGGCACCTGTGCCCCATCGAGATTGACGCGGCGGCGTTCGGCATGGGAAAGGACGACTTTGTTTACGCCATGCGCGAGGAGCACGGCGTCCGCATCGGCACCCACTACATCCCCCTGCACTGGACCACGGCCTTCCAGAAACGCGGGTTCAAGCGGGGCCAGTTCCCCGTGGCCGACGCCGTAGCGGAGCGGCTGGTCACCCTCCCCATCCATCCCCGCCTTACCGACGAGGGGATAGACCACCTGGTGAAGGGCATCCGGTCGCTCAGCGGGCGGTGTTAG
- a CDS encoding M20/M25/M40 family metallo-hydrolase: protein MTLSSGRWAAVYFCAAVLLSLFAYWLSLPPSALPATAPDTEFSAERAMAHIEATCQEPHPAGSVANDVVCDYIIARLKEWDIEKEVIHEPHTRGGNSVTWQRAVLARIRGTAPTKAFAADAHFDSVPYGPGAADDMSGIAAMLEALRALKASPPMKNDVIFCFADQEETGGDGARAFILHPWFKDVGIMLGLETRGTKGPGLMFETSDHNGWIIRQLAKAGVSPRATSIMFDFYDRMPFGSDFGQYKRLVPGYNVAYIDNFCYYHTRLDNPENVNRNSLQHHGVYTLGLARHFGEIPLDGNLYAPNASYFNVLGDWMLVYPGGWGWPLAVLALLLFQAVLIGGVAMGALRPWRVLGAFLAVLGAAVLSALLWAPGAAMVFMRFREAALYQNNAYCLSFALMALAVIFFTVSSLHGRIRPAEWIAGGMVPWVVLLLLFQLFMPGGAYIALFTLLFGTLSLAVLCRAGAGGREPSPGMTFAAGMAVLPIFVVFIPTLFVLGYALTAMGAVMLCALLVLMTSLTAPQMGLMTPGYRRGLPAVLAAVSLMVFAGAYMRNMPSPDTPQLNCLSYGMDFDKGEASWLSADKKTDEFTGQFFPAGTARVRLEEFLPGDRLEYLKAPAPASPFPKPVLEVLSDQIENGRRVVALHFDSPRDALRVNLRLVSPAVIHAASMNGMEFSGGDNWGAYFEMMPREGVRLRLETDPGAPLVFHIREVSYGVPEFPQYKPRPDWMATEPNRTVDHRRSLRSEHTFSVCTIDLGAGPAAEAAVEPAA, encoded by the coding sequence ATGACCCTTTCCTCCGGCCGCTGGGCGGCAGTGTACTTTTGCGCCGCAGTTCTGCTGAGCCTCTTTGCCTACTGGCTCTCGCTGCCCCCAAGCGCCCTGCCCGCAACGGCACCGGACACGGAATTCTCGGCGGAGCGCGCCATGGCGCATATCGAGGCCACCTGCCAGGAACCGCATCCGGCCGGCTCCGTGGCGAATGACGTGGTGTGCGACTATATCATCGCGCGGCTGAAGGAGTGGGACATTGAGAAGGAGGTGATTCACGAGCCGCACACGCGGGGGGGCAATTCGGTGACGTGGCAGCGGGCGGTGCTGGCCCGCATCCGGGGCACGGCGCCGACAAAGGCCTTCGCGGCGGACGCCCACTTTGACTCGGTTCCCTACGGCCCCGGCGCGGCGGATGACATGTCGGGCATTGCGGCCATGCTGGAGGCGCTGCGGGCGCTGAAAGCGTCGCCGCCGATGAAGAACGATGTGATTTTCTGTTTTGCCGACCAGGAGGAGACGGGCGGGGACGGGGCGCGGGCCTTCATCCTGCACCCCTGGTTCAAGGATGTGGGGATCATGCTGGGCCTGGAGACACGCGGCACCAAGGGTCCGGGTCTGATGTTCGAGACATCGGACCACAACGGCTGGATCATCCGGCAGCTTGCGAAGGCGGGGGTGTCGCCCCGCGCCACGTCCATCATGTTCGACTTTTACGACCGGATGCCCTTCGGCAGCGACTTCGGCCAGTACAAGCGGCTTGTGCCGGGCTACAACGTGGCGTACATAGACAATTTCTGCTACTACCACACGCGGCTGGACAATCCGGAAAATGTGAACCGGAACAGTCTCCAGCACCACGGCGTCTACACGCTGGGCCTGGCGCGGCATTTCGGCGAGATTCCCCTGGACGGCAACCTGTACGCGCCCAACGCGAGTTACTTCAACGTGCTGGGCGACTGGATGCTGGTCTATCCCGGCGGCTGGGGCTGGCCGTTGGCCGTGCTGGCGCTGCTGCTGTTCCAGGCCGTGCTGATTGGCGGCGTGGCCATGGGCGCTTTGCGGCCGTGGCGGGTGCTGGGCGCGTTCCTGGCGGTGCTGGGCGCGGCGGTCCTGTCGGCCCTGCTCTGGGCGCCGGGCGCGGCGATGGTTTTCATGCGTTTCCGCGAGGCGGCGCTCTACCAGAACAACGCGTACTGCCTGTCTTTCGCGCTGATGGCGCTCGCCGTCATCTTTTTCACCGTCTCGTCGCTTCACGGGCGCATCCGCCCGGCGGAGTGGATTGCGGGGGGCATGGTTCCCTGGGTGGTGCTGCTGCTGCTGTTCCAGCTTTTCATGCCCGGCGGGGCGTACATCGCCCTGTTCACCCTGCTTTTCGGCACACTCTCGCTGGCGGTGCTGTGCCGTGCGGGCGCGGGCGGCCGGGAACCCTCCCCGGGCATGACGTTCGCGGCGGGCATGGCCGTGCTGCCCATTTTTGTGGTCTTTATACCCACCCTTTTCGTCCTCGGCTACGCCCTGACGGCGATGGGCGCGGTCATGCTGTGCGCCCTGCTTGTGCTGATGACCTCCCTCACGGCCCCGCAGATGGGCCTGATGACCCCCGGATACCGGCGGGGGCTGCCCGCCGTGCTGGCCGCCGTGTCGCTGATGGTCTTCGCGGGCGCCTACATGCGGAACATGCCCAGTCCCGACACGCCGCAGTTGAACTGTCTCTCCTACGGCATGGACTTTGACAAGGGGGAGGCTTCGTGGCTGAGCGCGGACAAGAAGACGGACGAGTTCACGGGGCAGTTTTTCCCCGCCGGGACCGCCCGTGTCCGGCTGGAGGAGTTCCTGCCCGGCGACCGGCTTGAATACCTGAAGGCGCCCGCGCCCGCCTCGCCGTTCCCGAAGCCCGTGCTGGAGGTTCTTTCGGACCAAATCGAGAACGGCCGCCGCGTTGTGGCGCTGCATTTTGACTCGCCCCGGGATGCCCTGCGCGTGAACCTGCGGCTGGTCTCCCCGGCGGTCATCCACGCGGCGTCCATGAACGGCATGGAGTTTTCCGGCGGCGACAACTGGGGCGCCTATTTCGAGATGATGCCCCGCGAGGGCGTGCGTTTGCGGCTGGAGACCGACCCCGGCGCCCCGCTCGTGTTCCACATCCGCGAGGTGTCCTACGGGGTGCCCGAGTTCCCGCAGTACAAGCCGCGTCCGGACTGGATGGCCACCGAGCCGAACCGCACGGTGGACCACCGCCGCTCCCTGCGCAGCGAGCACACCTTCTCCGTGTGCACCATTGACCTGGGCGCGGGGCCGGCGGCGGAGGCGGCGGTTGAACCTGCGGCGTGA
- the carA gene encoding glutamine-hydrolyzing carbamoyl-phosphate synthase small subunit — MLATADGSVFEGQSVGAEGESTGELVFNTSMTGYQEILTDPSYAGQIVTMTYPHIGNYGVNEDDVESGHPYVRGFVMRECCFEPSNWRATATLPEYLKKHNVVAIDGVDTRQITRLLRTKGAMKAVISTVETDADALVAKARAGADMAGSDFVKEVTIRESYEWPAPPNAKYRVVAMDYGIKRNILRLLAQAGCAVTVLPATAGPEEVMALDPDGVFLSNGPGDPAALPYVYPTVQELIGRRVPIFGICLGHQILGHALGGTTYKLKFGHRGGNQPVHYAPTGKVEITAQNHGFAVDPASLNQDEVEFTHTHLNDRTCSGMAHKTLPIFSVQYHPEASPGPHDSRYLFAKFTGLMDDYKARRVSA; from the coding sequence ATGCTTGCCACAGCGGACGGGAGTGTGTTTGAGGGCCAGAGCGTGGGCGCCGAGGGCGAGTCCACGGGCGAGCTGGTGTTCAACACCAGCATGACGGGCTACCAGGAAATTCTGACGGACCCGTCCTATGCCGGACAGATAGTGACCATGACGTACCCCCACATCGGCAACTACGGGGTGAACGAGGACGACGTGGAGTCGGGCCACCCCTATGTGCGCGGTTTTGTCATGCGCGAGTGCTGTTTCGAGCCGAGCAACTGGCGCGCCACGGCCACGCTCCCGGAATACCTGAAGAAGCACAATGTCGTCGCCATTGACGGCGTGGACACGCGCCAAATCACGCGGCTCCTGCGGACGAAGGGGGCGATGAAGGCGGTGATCAGCACGGTGGAGACGGACGCGGACGCGCTGGTGGCGAAGGCGCGCGCGGGCGCGGACATGGCGGGCAGCGACTTTGTGAAGGAGGTGACGATCCGCGAGTCCTACGAGTGGCCCGCGCCGCCGAACGCGAAGTACCGCGTGGTGGCCATGGACTACGGCATCAAGCGGAACATCCTGCGGCTGCTGGCCCAGGCCGGCTGCGCCGTCACCGTCCTGCCCGCCACGGCGGGCCCGGAGGAGGTCATGGCGCTGGACCCGGACGGGGTGTTCCTCTCGAACGGTCCCGGCGACCCCGCCGCCCTGCCCTACGTCTACCCGACGGTGCAGGAGCTCATCGGCCGTCGCGTGCCCATTTTCGGCATCTGCCTGGGCCACCAGATTCTCGGCCACGCCCTGGGCGGCACCACGTACAAGCTGAAATTCGGCCACCGCGGCGGCAACCAGCCGGTCCACTACGCGCCCACGGGCAAGGTGGAGATCACCGCGCAGAACCACGGTTTCGCCGTGGACCCCGCCTCGCTCAACCAGGACGAGGTGGAGTTCACCCACACCCACCTGAACGACCGCACCTGCTCGGGCATGGCCCACAAGACCCTGCCCATCTTCAGTGTGCAGTACCACCCCGAGGCATCCCCCGGCCCGCATGACAGCCGCTATCTCTTTGCGAAATTCACCGGCCTCATGGATGACTACAAGGCGCGGCGCGTCAGCGCCTGA
- a CDS encoding helix-turn-helix transcriptional regulator — MNYFDQLYAELHKSPEYAAEYLPRAVTGIIRRHMKQTGVTQEELAGRLGVTQANIAKKLRGGQNLTLKSLAEIAAALGAEWVGMELVPHAEARKREHRAAESNKETGRVRGAKKAM; from the coding sequence ATGAACTATTTTGATCAGCTTTACGCGGAACTCCACAAGTCACCGGAATATGCCGCCGAATACCTGCCCCGGGCCGTCACAGGCATCATCCGCCGCCACATGAAGCAGACGGGGGTTACCCAGGAGGAACTTGCGGGGCGCCTTGGGGTAACCCAGGCCAACATCGCCAAAAAACTGCGCGGCGGGCAGAATCTCACCCTCAAGAGCCTTGCGGAAATCGCCGCCGCCCTCGGCGCGGAATGGGTCGGGATGGAACTCGTTCCCCATGCGGAGGCCCGGAAGAGGGAACATCGGGCCGCCGAGTCAAACAAAGAAACCGGACGTGTGAGAGGGGCTAAGAAAGCGATGTGA
- a CDS encoding NAD(P)-dependent oxidoreductase, translating into MNKKLVLTGAGGFVAGSILAQAGPEWELHALSRGGPLLHRTGLFWHRIEPGDGTAPAALIRDLRPAAVLHTAAIADIDYCQAHQDEAERINVTYTLRLAEACAAVDARMVHCSTDTVFDGDRGRYTEEDPVNPVNFYGETKVLAETAVHGTLENAVVARVALVMGLPVLGAGNSFLAKMIASFREGREVGVPPNEIRSPVDVATLGRALLELAADRFRGTLHLSGNDRMNRVDMVRRIARHLGHPESLVVPKDPGNIPGRAPRPRDVSLENSLARRTLKTPMVDLERAVDLVLTLAKEA; encoded by the coding sequence ATGAATAAAAAACTGGTGTTGACCGGCGCGGGCGGTTTTGTCGCGGGAAGCATTCTGGCCCAGGCGGGGCCGGAATGGGAACTTCACGCCCTGTCTCGCGGCGGACCGCTGCTCCACCGCACAGGCCTCTTCTGGCACCGCATCGAGCCGGGCGACGGAACGGCCCCGGCGGCCCTCATCCGCGATCTGCGCCCGGCCGCCGTGCTGCACACCGCCGCCATTGCGGACATAGACTACTGCCAGGCCCATCAGGACGAGGCCGAGCGGATTAATGTCACCTACACCCTGCGGCTGGCGGAGGCCTGCGCGGCGGTGGACGCCCGCATGGTCCACTGCTCCACGGACACGGTCTTTGACGGGGACCGGGGCCGCTACACCGAGGAGGACCCCGTAAACCCGGTCAACTTCTACGGGGAGACCAAGGTGCTGGCGGAAACGGCGGTGCATGGGACGCTGGAGAACGCGGTGGTGGCGCGGGTGGCGCTGGTGATGGGCCTGCCCGTGCTGGGCGCGGGAAACTCTTTCCTGGCAAAAATGATCGCCTCGTTCCGCGAGGGCCGCGAGGTGGGCGTGCCGCCCAATGAAATCCGCAGCCCCGTGGATGTGGCCACCCTGGGCCGCGCCCTGCTCGAACTGGCGGCGGACCGCTTCCGCGGCACCCTCCACCTGTCGGGCAATGACCGGATGAACCGGGTGGACATGGTGCGGCGCATCGCGCGGCACCTGGGCCATCCCGAAAGCCTGGTCGTGCCGAAAGACCCCGGCAACATCCCCGGCCGCGCGCCGCGCCCCCGTGACGTGTCCCTGGAAAACAGCCTTGCACGGCGCACGCTCAAGACCCCCATGGTGGACCTGGAGCGGGCTGTGGACCTCGTTTTAACCCTGGCAAAGGAAGCCTGA